The Oreochromis niloticus isolate F11D_XX linkage group LG13, O_niloticus_UMD_NMBU, whole genome shotgun sequence genome has a window encoding:
- the vent gene encoding ventral expressed homeobox has product MANFSVECLARSYYEEMTPWTKDAALHSRYLSEMVEFTKESRSRYSATSPNNSCDNSSGSESEVGDDSEGEATQQRRLRTKFTSEQVSKLEHTFSKQKYLGATQRRKIAEELNLSETQVKTWFQNRRMKLKREVQDRRTEFLTVQTSLLPPMLFQHPFLTGQLPASCGFYPQLQPLPAPLHHHASHPVLLPPPNYF; this is encoded by the exons ATGGCTAACTTTTCTGTTGAGTGCCTTGCCAGGAGTTATTACGAGGAGATGACTCCATGGACAAAGGATGCCGCGCTTCATTCGAGATATCTCAGTGAAATGGTGGAATTTACAAAGGAATCAAGAAGTCGATACTCTGCAACATCGCCAAACA ACAGTTGCGACAACTCTTCTGGGTCCGAGAGCGAAGTGGGAGATGACAGCGAAGGGGAGGCCACCCAGCAGAGGAGACTCAGGACCAAGTTCACATCCGAACAAGTTAGCAAACTGGAGCATACTTTCAGCAAGCAGAAATACCTGGGTGCCACGCAGCGGAGGAAAATCGCCGAGGAGCTGAACCTTTCTGAAACCCAA GTGAAAACGTGGTTCCAGAACAGGAGGATGAAACTGAAAAGGGAGGTCCAGGACAGAAGGACGGAGTTTCTGACAGTGCAGACTTCTCTTCTGCCCCCGATGCTGTTTCAGCACCCCTTCCTCACCGGACAGCTCCCCGCCAGCTGCGGCTTCTACCCGCAACTGCAGCCGCTCCCCGCACCTCTGCACCATCACGCCTCCCACCCTGTTCTCCTGCCGCCGCCAAACTACTTCTGA
- the vox gene encoding ventral homeobox — MVKYFSVDWLAQNHHNTIQGHCADMDTTLNCKPHIPCMVQPSPPPFGKGYLQIKSKAVKRFEHVGPAESCGAEDSTLCSPLDSSNCTTPICDVSEYLCGYESDPVSSDRLSMDEGNEGRKDAGPQRRVRTKFSPEQVKKLERIFIKQKYLDAGEREKTAQKLNLTETQVRTWFQNRRMKLKREVQDYLTPQVPPVIFQPLPPVQYHSMAGHLPHYSATGHPFYPLPVPQLLPHQHIPPHYPHRTMIHHPHFY; from the exons ATGGTGAAATACTTTTCTGTGGACTGGCTGGCCCAGAACCATCACAATACCATTCAGGGGCACTGTGCTGACATGGACACGACCCTTAACTGCAAACCTCACATTCCCTGCATGGTGCAGCCAAGCCCGCCACCCTTTGGCAAAGGTTACCTGCAGATAAAGTCCAAAGCAGTTAAACGCTTCGAACACGTGGGGCCAGCGGAGAGCTGCGGGGCCGAGGACTCAACACTGTGCTCGCCACTGGATTCATCAAACTGCACCACACCGA TTTGTGACGTCAGCGAGTACCTCTGCGGGTATGAGAGCGACCCGGTTTCCTCGGATAGACTCTCCATGGATGAGGGGAACGAGGGGAGAAAAGACGCTGGACCCCAACGCCGAGTGCGCACAAAGTTTTCGCCCGAGCAGGTCAAGAAACTGGAACGGATATTCATCAAGCAGAAATATTTGGACgcaggggagagagagaagacgGCACAGAAGCTGAACCTCACAGAAACTCAG GTGAGGACCTGGTTTCAGAACCGAAGGATGAAGCTGAAACGGGAAGTCCAGGACTATCTCACTCCCCAAGTCCCGCCGGTCATTTTTCAGCCTCTGCCTCCGGTTCAGTACCACAGCATGGCCGGACATCTACCCCATTACTCTGCTACGGGCCATCCCTTTTACCCATTACCTGTCCCGCAGCTGCTCCCCCATCAGCACATACCTCCTCACTACCCTCATCGAACAATGATACACCACCCACATTTCTACTGA